One genomic window of Amphiura filiformis chromosome 3, Afil_fr2py, whole genome shotgun sequence includes the following:
- the LOC140149183 gene encoding F-box/LRR-repeat protein 14-like — translation MPGEAHISCLFPEILAIIFGYLDVREKGRAARVCRAWREASYHRSVWRGVEAKLHLRKANSSLFPSLVTRGIRRVQILSLRRSLSHVLQGMPNIQSLNLSGCFNLTDIGLANAFQHEIPTLIVLNLSLCKQVTDNSLWKIAQYLKNLESLDLGGCSNITNTGLLVIARGLHGLKSLNLRSCRHISDHGIGYLAGLSGETAKGTKQLEDLVLQDCQKLSDNALMSVAKGLLKLNNLNLSFCCGITDTGMINLSRMPSLRELNLRSCDNITDIGIAHLAECGGHFTTLDVSFCDKVGDASLGHLAQGMYNLTNMSLSSCQITDDGLGKLVRNLRSLTTLNIGQCVKVTDTGLALIADNLPRLRCIDLYGCTKITTVGLEKIMQLPCLSVLNLGLWHKR, via the coding sequence ATGCCTGGTGAAGCTCACATTTCTTGTTTGTTCCCTGAAATTTTGGCGATAATATTCGGCTATTTGGACGTACGAGAGAAAGGTAGAGCTGCTAGAGTATGTCGGGCGTGGAGAGAAGCTTCATACCATCGTTCAGTATGGCGAGGAGTGGAAGCAAAATTACACCTCCGCAAAGCCAATTCGTCTTTGTTCCCGAGTCTAGTGACCCGAGGTATCCGGCGTGTACAGATACTCAGTTTACGCCGCAGTCTCAGCCATGTTTTACAAGGTATGCCCAATATACAGAGCCTCAATTTGAGTGGCTGTTTCAATCTCACAGACATTGGACTAGCAAACGCATTTCAACATGAAATTCCAACATTGATAGTACTGAACTTAAGCCTATGCAAACAAGTGACTGACAACAGTTTATGGAAGATAGCACAGTATTTGAAAAACTTAGAATCACTGGACTTAGGAGGGTGTAGCAACATCACCAATACAGGATTATTGGTTATCGCAAGGGGCCTTCATGGGTTGAAGAGTTTGAATCTTAGAAGTTGCAGACATATATCTGACCATGGAATTGGTTACCTGGCTGGTCTGAGTGGAGAGACGGCCAAGGGGACTAAACAATTGGAGGATTTAGTATTGCAGGATTGCCAAAAACTCAGCGATAATGCGCTGATGAGCGTCGCCAAAGGTTTACTCAAACTTAACAATCTCAACTTGAGTTTCTGTTGTGGGATTACAGACACGGGTATGATTAATCTCTCGCGAATGCCTAGTCTACGGGAGTTGAACTTACGGAGTTGTGATAACATCACCGATATCGGTATCGCCCATTTAGCAGAATGTGGCGGACATTTCACGACTTTGGATGTGAGTTTCTGCGACAAAGTGGGCGACGCGTCGCTGGGTCATTTAGCTCAGGGAATGTACAATTTGACCAACATGAGTCTTAGCTCTTGCCAGATTACAGATGACGGACTTGGGAAATTAGTGAGAAACCTACGTAGTCTGACTACTCTGAACATTGGACAGTGTGTTAAGGTGACAGACACGGGCTTGGCGTTAATTGCTGACAATTTACCAAGACTCCGGTGCATTGATTTGTACGGATGTACCAAGATCACAACCGTGGGACTGGAGAAGATTATGCAGTTACCATGTTTGTCGGTTCTCAATTTGGGCTTGTGGCATAAAAGGTAG